The DNA region CGCGGAGCGGGGGCTGGAGCATTCTTCCCGAAATTCCCCTCTCGTCCACGGCCATGGCCCGGGTGCGGCCGGGCCATGGCGCCACGCCCTTCGCCAAACGGCACGTTGCGACGCCGGGTGACGCCGTATGAAGCGGTGCGTCGCCGCATGACTTCGGGCGACGCAGGCGGCTGAGGGCGACGGCGCGTGACTGCGGATCAGGAGGATCAGGAGGATCAGGCCGGGTCAGCCCGGCCCGTGCTGTGCTTCCGGGCCGCTCCCGGGTCCTGAATCGGGCTCCGGGCCCTTTGCCTGGTCCCGGCCCTTTCCCCGGTCCTGTCCCTGGTCCTGGCTCTGGCTCTGATTCTGGCCCAGGCCCAGGCCCTGGTCCTGTCCCGGCTCCGGCGCCGCCCCGGGGGAGCGAGGCGCGCTGATCGTGGCGCGCTGCCGACGGCGCTGCGACGACGTACGGACGATGAGGTCCGTCGGCATCACCTGATGCACGGGACCTTCGTTGCCGACGCCCTCGATCGCGTCGATGAGGAGCTGGATGACGGTGTTCCCGATGCGGCCGGGCTTGAGCGAGAGCGTGGTGATGGGCGGTTCGGTGCTGGCGTAGACGTTGGACTCGCTACAGCACACCAGCAGCAGGTCCTCCGGTACGCGCAGTCCGTAGCGGCGCGCGGCGGCCAGCAGGTCCGTGCCGTTGGGGTCGAAGAGCCCGTAGACCGCGTCGGGGCGGTCGGGCCGGGCGAGTAACCGGTCGGCCGCGACGGCCCCCGCGCAGGGGTCGTGCGCCGGGTAGTGCTCGTAGACGGGCTCCTGCCCTACGCGTGCGCACCACTCGAAGTAAGCGGTGGTCGACAGCCTCGTATAGGTGTCGGTGCTTGTGCCGGTCAGCAGCCCGATGCGCCGGGCGCCGGCCTCGGCGAGGTGGTCGAGCAGGCCGCGGACCGCCTCCTCGTGGTCGTTGTCGACCCAGGCCGTGACGGGCAGCGACCCGGCGGGGCGGCCGTCGGAGACGACGGGCAGGCCGGAGCGGACGAGTTCGGTGACGACGGGGTCCTCGTCGGAGGGGTCGATGACGACGGTGCCGTCGAGGGCGACGTTGGACCACAGGTCGTGCCGCGAGGTGGCGGGCAGGATGACGAGGGCGTAGCCGCGGGCGAGCGCGGCCGAGGTGGCCGCTCTGGCCATCTCGGCGAAGTACGCGAACTCGGTGAAGGTGAACGGTTCTTCGCCGTAGGTGGTGACCGTGAGCCCGATCAGGCCGGACTTGCCGGTGCGCAGCGTGCGGGCGGCGGCCGAGGGCCGGTAGCCGAGGCGCTGGGCGACCTCGCGGACGTGGCTGCGGGTGGCGTCGGGCAGGCGGCCCTTGCCGTTGAGCGCGTCGGAGACAGTCGTGATCGAGACACCGGCCGCGGCGGCGACGTCGCGGATGCCCGCGCGCCCGCTCAGCCGGCTTCCCCCGTGGGCCCGGCGCGAGGCCGCCGCCGGGCTTACCTGATGCTTCTCTGCTGCTGTCATGGCGCCCCGATCGTAGGCCCGCCGCGGAGGGGGTCCCGTCCACGCCGGCGGGGCCCCAGAAGGCACGATTCTGCATGTGCCGGTGTGCCCAACTGCCTTGGAAAGCACGCTAGTTGACGACGCATCATGAAGTTTGGCCCCCTCCGCGGGCGATTGTGCCCCCGGATACGGCGATGTTGCGAGGAGGTCTCAACTCACCTTCATGAGTGACGCGCGCCACGGCTTAAGCCACCGGCGCGGAAGTGCGTGAGGGGGCTCATGCTGCACGCCCGCACGCCCCTTGCCCGATTCCTCTTAGGGTTAGCAGCATTGGGGTCGGCGGCAGGACCGTGCCGACGGCGGCTACGAGGAGGAGACAGCGGTGAGCGAGAAGAAGCCCAGGCTGCGCGGCGCGCTCGAAGGCATCCCCACCTACAAGCCGGGAAGGCCGGCCGCAGCGGGGCCCGCCGGATACAAGCTGTCGTCGAACGAGAACCCATATCCGCCGCTGCCCGGCGTGCTGGAGACGATGACCTCCGCCGCCGGCGGCGCCAACCGCTACCCCGACATGGCCTGCACGGGCCTGATGGAGGCCGTCGCGGAACGCTTCGACGTGCCAGTCGAGCATGTGGCGACCGGCACCGGCTCGGTCGGCGTCGCCCAGCAGCTCCTCCAGTGCACGGCCGGTCCGGGCGACGAAGTGATCTACGCCTGGCGGTCTTTCGAGGCCTATCCGATCATCACCCAGATCTCCGGAGCCGCCTCGGTGCAGGTGCCTCTCACCGACGCCGAGGAGCACGACCTTGACGCGATGGCCGACGCCGTCACCGACCGCACCCGGCTGATCTTCGTCTGCAACCCCAACAACCCCACGGGAGTCGCCGTTCCGGGCGCCGCCCTGGAGCGCTTCCTGGACCGCGTACCGGACGACGTGCTGGTGGTGCTCGACGAGGCATACCGCGAGTTCGTCCGCGACGAGCGCGTCGTCGACGGCCTCCGCCTCTACCGCGACCGCCCCAACGTCTGCGTGCTGCGCACCTTCTCCAAGGCATACGGACTGGCCGGACTGCGCGTGGGCTTCGCGGTCGCCCACGAACCGGTCGCCGCTGCGCTCCGTAAGACGGCGGTGCCCTTCGGCGTCAGCCAGATCGCACAGGACGCGGCGGTCGCCTCATTGCGCAGCGAGGCGGAGCTGCTGGAGCGCGTCGAGGCGCTCGTCGCCGAACGTGCGCGTGTCTCACGCGAATTGACCGCGCAGGGCTGGACCGTCCCCGAGTCGCAGGCCAACTTCGTCTGGCTGCGCCTCGGCGACCGTACGAGCGACTTCGCGGCGGCGTGCGAGCGTGCGGGCGCGATGATCCGGCCGTTCCCGGGTGAAGGGGTGCGCGTCTCGGTGGGGGAGACCGAGGGGAACGACATCTTCCTTCAGACGGCGGCGGCGTTCCGCAAGTCGGAGTTCTGACCGGGGGCGCCGGGGTCTGCGGGCGCTGGCCCCCGGCCGGTCGTCCGACGTCCCGGCGCCGCTTCTCTCTCCTGCTTTCTCCTGCCCGTGATGCGCGCCCGCCGAATGCGTGCCCCAGCTGCCTGCCGGTGCGTGCGTGCCTCAACTGCCGCCCGGCGAAGGGCAGTTGAGACCTCTCGGGGCCTGCCCACCACCCCGGCCTGCTAGCCCGCCCGGCACCGCCGGTGCCGCTTCGGGGACCCCGCCGTGGTGTCCGAAAAGCCCGGTCGTAGTATTACTTGTGAATGTGAACTCATTCACGAGCACCATTTGTGGCCGGGCATCGCGGTCCGAACACGGACGAATCCCCTCGCCGTGTACCGGCCACAGCCGTGAGGCGAAGGAGCAAGCCGGTGGAGATGACAGCTCTGGCGCCGGAGACCCTGGCGCGCTGGCAGTTCGGCGTGACGACCGTCTACCACTTCCTGTTCGTGCCGCTGACGATCGCGCTCTCCTCGTTCGTCGCCGGTCTGGAGACCGCGTGGGTGCGCACGGGCAAGGAGAAGTACCTCAGGGCGGCGAAGTTCTGGGGCAAGCTCTTCCTGATCAACATCGCCATGGGCGTGGTGACCGGCATCCTCCAGGAGTTCCAGTTCGGCATGAACTGGTCGGACTACTCACGTCTCGTCGGTGACGTCTTCGGCGCGCCCCTCGCCTTCGAGGCGCTCATCGCCTTCTTCTTCGAGTCGACCTTCATCGGGCTGTGGATCTTCGGCTGGGACAAGCTGCCCAAGCGCATCCACGCGGCGTGCATGTGGATGGTGGCGGCCGGCACGGTGCTCTCCGCGTACTTCATCCTCGCCGCCAACTCCTGGATGCAGCACCCCGTCGGCTACCGCATGGACCCCGGCAGCGGACGTGCCGAACTCACCGATTTCATACGGGTACTCACGCAGAACACGGCGCTGGCGCAGTTCGCGCACACCCTCGTCGCCGCCTTCCTCACCGGCGGGGCGTTCATGGCGGGCATCGCCGCCTACCACCTGAGGCGGCGCCGCCACGTGCCCGTGATGAGGGCGTCGCTGAGGCTCGGGCTGGTGACGATGGTGGTGGCGGGGCTGCTCACGGCCGTCAGCGGCGACCGGCTGGGGAAGATCATGTACGACCAGCAGCCGATGAAGATGGCCGCCGCGGAGGCGCTCTGGGAGACCAAGGGGCCCGCGCCGTTCTCGCTCTTCGCCTACGGGGACGTGGGCCCGCCGAAGACCGGCCACAACAAGGTCGCCGTCGAGATTCCCGGGCTGCTCTCCTTCCTCGCGCACGACGACTTCTCCACGGCCGTGCCCGGCATCAAGGACACGGAGGCGGCGCTGCGCGACAAGTACGGCGGCAAGCTCGACATCGCCGACTACCGGCCCAACATCCCCGTCGCCTACTGGTCGTTCCGCTGGATGATCGGCTTCGGGATGTCGTCGTTCGCGCTGGGCGCCGCCGGGCTGTATCTCACCCGTCGCAGGCTCTGGCTCGCGCCGGATCTGCGTACGACCGACGACGAGGTGCCGCGGCTCGCGCTCACCCGCGGGCGGGAGGCCGGCCCGTCCCTCTCCGGCTGGTACTGGCGGCTGACTCTGCTGACCATGGCGTTCCCGCTGATCGCCAACTCCTGGGGCTGGATCTTCACCGAGACCGGCCGCCAGCCGTGGGTCGTCTACGGCGTGCTGCCGACGTCGGCGGGCGTCTCGCCCAGCGTCGGCCAGGGCGAGGTCGTCACCTCCATGAGCGTCTTCATCGCCCTGTACGCGGTGCTGGCAGTCATCGAGATCAAACTGCTGGCGAAGTACGTGAAGGCCGGTCCGCCCGAACTGACCGACGCCGACCTCGATCCGCCCACCCGCATCGGCGGGCACGACCGCGACGACCCCGACCGGCCCATGGCCTTCTCGTACTGAGGAGCACGTGATGGAGCTTCACGACATCTGGTTCGCGGTGATCGCCGTGCTGTGGACCGGCTACTTCTTCCTCGAAGGCTTCGACTTCGGCGTCGGCGTCCTCACGCGGCTGCTGGCGAGGGACCGCGGCGAGCGGCGAGTCCTGATCAACACCATCGGGCCCGTCTGGGACGGCAACGAGGTGTGGCTGCTGACCGCCGCCGGCGGCACCTTCGCCGCCTTCCCCGACTGGTACGCCACGCTCTTCTCCGGCTTCTACCTGCCGCTGCTGGCCGTACTCGTCTGCCTCATCGTGCGCGGTGTCGCCTTCGAATACCGCGCCAAGCGGACCGAGGACGCATGGCAGGACCGCTGGGAGAAGGCCCTGTTCGTAACGTCGCTGCTGCCCGCGTTCCTGTGGGGCGTGGTCTTCGCGAACATCGTCCGCGGAGTGCCCGTCGACGGGAGGAAGAACTACGCGGGCGGGCTCGGCGACCTCTTCGGCCCGTACGCGCTGCTCGGCGGGCTCGTCACGCTCACCCTCTTCACCTTCCACGGCGCCCTGTTCACTGCCCTGAAGACCACCGGGGACATCCGGCCGCGGGCACGCAGGCTGGCCGTCGCACTTGGGCTGGCGTGCGCCGCGCTCACCGCGCTGTTCCTCGCCTGGACCCAGGCACACTCCGGCGACGTCTGGAGCCTCGGCGCCTCGGTGATCGCCGTCGCCGCGCTGCTGGGTGCCGTCGCGGTCGACGCGGCCGGGCGGGAAGGCTGGGCGTTCGCCCTGTCCGGTGCGGCTGTCGCCGCGACCGTGGCCGCCCTGTTCCTCGCGCTCTTCCCCGACGTCATGCCCTCGTCGCTGGACCCGCGCTGGAGCCTGACCGCCGAGAACGCCGCGTCCAGCCCGTACACGCTGAGGATCATGACGTGGTGCGCGGCGCTGGCCACGCCCGTCGTGATGCTCTACCAGGGCTGGACGTACTGGGTCTTCCGCAAGCGCATCGGCACCCGGCACATCGCGGAGAACCACTGATGGGCGGCCCGCGATGAAGCCCGTCGACCCCCGGCTGCTGACCCACGCGCGCACCACCCGGGTCTTCCTCGCCGCCTCGGTGGCGCTGGGGCTGGCGTCGGCGCTGCTCGTCGTCGCGCAGGCCGTGCTGATCGCGGACATCGTCGTCTCCGTCTTCCAGCGCGGCGACGGCGCGGGGCGTCCACTGCTGCTGCTCGTCGCGGTGTCGGCCGCACGCGCCCTCGTGGCCTGGCTCACGGAGCTGGCGGCGCACCGCTCCAGCGCCGCGGTCAAGTCGGAACTGCGCACACGCCTCGTCGACCACGCCCTCAGCCTCGGCCCCGCCTGGCTCAAGGACCGCCGCACCGGCGAACTCGCGACCCTCGCCACCCGCGGAGTCGACGCCCTCGACGGCTACTTCTCCCGCTACCTGCCCCAACTCGCCCTGGCCGTGGCCGTACCCGTGGCGGTGCTGGCACGCATCGTCGCCGCCGACTGGATCTCGGCGGCCGTCATCGCCGTGACCCTGCCGCTGATCCCGCTGTTCGCGGCGCTCGTCGGCTGGGCCGCACAGACCCATGTGGACCGCCGCTGGCGCCTGCTCACCCGGCTCTCCGGCCACTTCCTCGACGTCGTTGCCGGGCTGCCCACGCTCAAGGTCTTCGGACGCGCCAAGGCGCAGGCGCGCAACATCCGTGCCATCACCGGCGACTACCGCCGCGCCACCCTGCGCACGCTGCGCATCGCCTTCCTCTCCTCCCTGGTGCTGGAGCTGATCGCCACGATCTCCGTGGCGCTCGTGGCGGTCGGCGTGGGAATGCGCCTCGTACACGGCGAACTCGACCTTCACACCGGGCTGCTGGTCCTCGTACTCGCACCCGAGGCATATCTGCCGCTGCGCCAGGCCGGTGCCCAGTACCACGCCGCCGCCGAAGGGCTCTCCGCCGCCGAGGAGGTCTTCGCCGTACTCGACGAAGCGGCGCCGCCCGCAGGCAGGAGGCCCGCGCCCGACCTGCGGACCGCCACCGTCACCGCCGAACGGCTGCGGGTACGCCACGAGGGCCGCGCCCACGACTCCCTGCCCGCCGTGGACTTGACGCTGCGGCCCGGAGAGACCGTCGCGCTCACCGGCCCCTCCGGCGCGGGCAAGTCGACGCTGCTGCACGCGCTGCTCGGTTTCGTACGTCCGGGCTCCGGCGCCGTACGCGTCGACGGCACGGATCTGCGGGACGTCGAACCGTCGAGCTGGCACGCACAGATCGCCTGGGTACCGCAGCATCCGTATCTCTTCGCGGGCACCGTCGCCGACAACGTACGCATGGCACGCCCCGCCGCGAGCGACGCGGAAGTGGCCGCCGCGCTCGCCGCCGCGGGCACCGGGCTCGACCCCGGGGCCGTGCTCGGCGAGGGCGGTACGGGCATCTCCGCGGGCCAGCAGCGGCGAGTGGCACTGGCGCGGGCGTTCCTCACGGAGCGGCCGCTGCTGCTGCTCGACGAACCGACGGCGGCACTCGACGGCGAGACCGAGTCGGCCGTCGCCGCCGCCCTGCGGCGACTGGCGGCGGACCGCACGGTACTTCTCGTCACCCACCGGCCGGGGCTGCTGGCGTCGGCCGACCGGATCGTCGAACTGCCCGCGCCGGGCGGCCGTCCGGCACCGGCCAGGCCACCGCTGCCGGACGCCGGGCACCCGACTCCCGTACAGATGCCGTGTGTTGAGCAGACCCCCGCCGAGCAGGCGCCTGTCGAGCAGACGACGACCGCCGAGCCCGCGGAGCCTCCGGGGGAACACTCGCGCGGGGCGCCCGGCGGAGACGGCGTACGGGCCCGGCTGACGGCCGCGGCCGTGCTCGGCTCGCTCGCGCTGCTCTCCGCCGTCGGCCTCATGGCCGCATCGGGCTGGCTCATCTCCCGCGCGTCACAGCAGCCGCCCGTGCTGTATCTGATGGTCGCCGTCACCGCGACCCGCGCCTTCGGCCTCGGCCGCGCCGTCTTCCGCTACGCCGAGCGTCTCGTCTCCCATGACGCGGTGCTGCGCCTCCTCGCCGACGTACGCGTCCGCGTCTACCGGAGGCTGGAACGGCTCGCGCCCGCCGCGCTGCGCCGTACCCACAGCGGCGACCTGCTCGCACGGCTCGTCGGCGACGTGGACGCGCTCCAGGAGCGCTATCTGCGCTGGCTGCTGCCTGCCGTCGTCGCGGCGGCCACCGCTGCCGCCGCCGTCGCGTTCACCGCCGTGCTGCTTCCTGCCGCGGGCGTCGCCCTCGCCGCCGGGCTGCTGTTCGCGGGCGTGGCCGTGCCGGTGATCACCGGTGCGGTCTCACGGCGTACCGAGCGCAGGCTCGCCCCCTGGCGGGCCGAGCTGACGGCGCGGGTGGTCGAACTCCTCACCGGCGCGGGCGAGTTGACCGTCGCCGGTGCGCTCGGCGCACGCAAGGAAGGGGCGCGGGCTGCCGACCGGGTGCTGACGCGTCTCGCCGCCCGCTCCTCCGCGGCCACCGCACTCGGCTCGGGGCTGACGGCCCTCGCGAGCGGGCTGACGGTCGCGGCAGCCGCCTGGGCCGGTGCCGCCGCCGTACGGGACGGAAGCCTCGACGGGGTGTGGCTCGCGGCGGTCGTGCTCGTGCCGCTGACGGCGTTCGAGGCGGTCGGCGGGATGCCGCAGGCCGTGCAGTTCCGGCAGCGGGCGAGGCGGTCGGCCGAGCGGGTACGGGACGTACTGGAGGCGCCCGAGCCGGTGAGGGAGCCGGAGCGGCCCGCCCGTGCGCCCGGCTCTCCGTTCCCGTTGTGTCTGCGGGGAGTCTCGGTGCGCTATCCGGACGCGCGGGACTCCTCCGGCGGCGGACCGCCGGACACCTGCGGCGGCGCCGCGAGCGGGCTTCAACTCCCCCTCGACTCCTTCGACTTGACGCTGACACCCGGGCGCCGGGTCGCCGTCGTCGGCGCCTCGGGCTCCGGGAAGACCACACTCGCCCGTACGCTGCTGCGCTTCCTGGACGTGGAGAGCGGCACGTACACGCTCGGAGGAGAACCGGGCGGTGCGCCGGGCGGCGCGTCCGGTGGCGGCGGGGTGGCCGCCGCCGACCTGGACTCGGACGACGTGCGGCGCCACGTGGGGCTGTGCGCCCAGGACGCCCACATCTTCGACAGCACGCTCCGGGAGAACCTGCTGCTCGCACGCAAGGACGCCACCGACGGCGAACTGCGGCGCGCCCTCGCCGCCGCCCGCCTCGACGCCTGGACGGACTCGCTTCCCGAAGGGCTCGACACCCTCGTCGGCGAGCTGGGCGCCCGCCTGTCCGGGGGCGAACGCCAACGCCTCGCGCTGGCAAGGGCGTTGCTCGCCGACTTCCCCGTACTGGTGCTGGACGAGCCCGCCGAGCACCTCGACCTGCCCACGGCCGACGCCCTCACCGCCGACCTGCTGGCCGCCACCGAGGGCCGTACGACCGTACTGATCACCCACAGGCTCAAGGGCCTGGAGGCGGTGGACGAGGTGATCGTGCTCGACGACGGACGCACCGTCGAACGCGGTTCCTACGGTGAACTGGCCGCCGCCGGCGGGCCGTTCAGCCGGATGCTGACCCGTGAAGCGGAGAGCGACGGCCCATGGGCCGGTGGCGGGCGGCCGGAGACGGACCCTGCGGGGCCGGTGTCCCGCCGGGCGGCGGGTCCGCTCTCCGCGTACGGGCGCCGTGCAGGAGCAGCAGCCGCTCGATGACCTCGGCGACGCCGTCGGCCTCGTTGGACGACGTGTGGTGGGGCGTAGCGGCGAGAACGTCGGGATGGGCGTTGGCCATGGCGTAGGAGGTGCCGGCCCAGCTCAGCATCTCCAGATCGTTGGGCATGTCGCCGAAGGCGACGACCTCCTCCGGCCGTATGCCGCGCTCCGCGCAGCAGCGCGCCAGCGTGCTCGCCTTGCTCACCCCCGAACCGCTGACCTCCAGCAGAGCCGACTTGCTGGAGCGCGTGAACTGCCCGTATGCGCCCGCCACTCGACGTCCCAGGACGAGGAACTCGTCCGGCTCCAGCTCCGGGTGGTAGGCGAGCAGCTTCAGTACGGGCTCGTCGTGGCCGGGGCCCAGCAGCTTCTCCGCCGGTGCCACGACACCGCCCGGGTCGGGGTGCAGCGCCGGGTAGTCGGGGTCGAAGTGGATGCCGCCGCTGCGTTCGACGGCGAAGCTCACGCCGGGCGCGGCCTCGCGCAGCGCTCGCACCACCGAGAGTGCGTCGCAGCTCTCCAGCTCACGGACGTGTACGACCTGCCGCCCGCGGTGGAGGTCGACCACCGCGGCACCGTTGGCGCAGATGGCGAGGCCGTGGCCGTGCACATGACCGCTGACGACGTCCATCCAGCGGGCGGGGCGGCCGGTGACGAAGAAGACGTCGAAGCCCGCGGCCTCGGCGGCGGCGAGGGCCGCGACCGTGCGGGGCGAGACGGACTTGTCGTCGCGCAGCAGGGTTCCGTCGAGGTCGGTGGCGATCAGACGGGGCTGTACGGCACGGGCCACGGAGACCGTGGAATCGGCCGCGGGTTCGTAGGGGGGAGCGCTTCGGGCACGGGAGGCGGGAGGCTCAGTCACGGCCACCATCCTCCCGCATATGCCCGCACACCAGTGCGGAGGGTGCCGCCGATGAGCGCCAGGCGGGGCAGTGCCCGCCCGGCGTAGAGGCGTAGAGGCGTAGAGCTGTGGAGCGAGCGGCCGGGGGCGGGGGCGGGTGCCGTGCGGGACGGACGGTGCGCTGCCCGGCTATGCCCGTAGCTGCCCCAGACCCTCGGTGGCGATGCGCTCGAAGGTCTTCTCGTCGGCGGCGAACTGCGTATCGGGAATCGGCCAGTGCAGCACGATCTCGTCGATGCCCGCCTCCGCGTACTTGCCCGCGAAGTCGACGAAGGCGTCCACCGACTCCAGCGGCGACCCCGGCACGAAGCCTGTGAGCAGGACCTTCTCCAGCTCCGAGGAGTCGCGTCCGCTCTGCTCGCAGGCCGCCGCCAGCCGCACCATCTGGTCGCGTACGGCCTGAAGCCCCTCGGCGGGGGTGCCGGTCGCGGCGATGCGCGGGTCGCCGGTGGTCACCCACGCCTGGCCGTAGCGCCCGGCGAGCAGCATGCCCCGGGGGCCGGTCGCCGCGACGGCGAAGGGCAGACGCGGGCGCTGCACACAGCCGGGGATGTCGCGCACCTCGCTCGCCGAGTAGAAGCGGCCCTCGTAGGAGACGACCGGTTCACGCAGCAGCCGGTCGAGCAGCGGCACGAACTCCGCGAAGCGGTCGGCGCGTTCGCGGGGCGTCCACGGCCGCTGTCCGAGCGCCGTTGCGTCGAAGCCGTTGCCGCCGGCGCCGACGCCGAGGGTGAAGCGCCCGCCGCTGATGTCGTCGAGGGACATCAGCTCCTTGGCGAGGGTCACGGGGTGGCGGAAGTTGGGCGAGGTGACGAGGGTGCCAAGGCGCAGGCGCGAGGTGGCCGCTGCGGCGGCGGTGAGGGTGGGCAGCGCCCCGAACCATGTACGGTCCCGGAACTCCGCGCGCCACGAGAGGTGGTCGTAGGTGTAGGCGGTGTGGAATCCCAGCTCCTCGGCGCGCTGCCACTGCTCGCGGGCGCCCTCGTGCCAGCGGCGTACGGGGAGGATCACGGTGCTCAGTCGCGGGGTGCCGTGGGAAGAAGCCATGCCGCCGAGCCTACGGCGCCGCAGGCGCGAGGGCGCCGGACGCCGGACGCCGGTCCGCGGGCGGGGCGCGGCGCGTGGGGCCGAGACCGGTGGCGGCGGGTGAGGCGATGGCTGCTCTCGGTCATTGGCCGCATTCACCGCACGGGGAGGACAATTGGTGCGAAGGTGCCGTATCGAGCGGCGCGGGTCTGTTGTGAGCAGGCGCGCATCCGGACGTCTCCGGACTTCCCGGGGGCGGATGCGCCGGTGCGGCCCGAGCGAGGGAGGAGCGTCCGTCATGGCAGCAGCTCGTGGGCGATACGTAGCCGACCGGGGACTGACCGGCCGCATGGTGGTCACGATGTTCCTCATCGGACTGCTGTACGTGGTCCTCGTCGGTTCGCTGATCGCGGCGATGAGCAACGCATGGCCGCTCATCGTGATCGCCGTCGGCGGGCTCTTCATCGCGCAGTTCTGGTTCAGCGACCGCATCGCGGCCTTCAGCATGGGGGCGCGCGAGGTGACACCGGAGCAGGCACCCGAGCTGCACGGCGCGGTGGACAGGCTGTGCGCGCTGGCCGACGTGCCGAAACCGAAGGTCGCCATGGCCGACAGCGACGTGCCCAACGCGTTCGCCACGGGACGCAGCCACCGCAATTCGATGGTCTGCGCTACGAGCGGGCTGATGCGCCGCCTGGAACCGGAGGAGGTCGAGGGCGTCCTCTCCCACGAGCTGTCGCACGTGGCGCACCGCGACGTCGCCGTCATGACCATCGCGTCGTTCCTCGGCGTACTGGCGGGCATCCTCACCCGCGTCGCGCTGTGGGGCGGCCTGAGCGGCGCCGGACGCAACGACCAGAGCGGCTTCGGCGTCGTACTGCTGGTGATTCCGCTGGTGGGCATCCTCGTCTACATCCTCAGCTTCCTGCTGACCCGGCTGCTCTCCCGCTACCGCGAACTGTCCGC from Streptomyces marispadix includes:
- the hisC gene encoding histidinol-phosphate transaminase, yielding MSEKKPRLRGALEGIPTYKPGRPAAAGPAGYKLSSNENPYPPLPGVLETMTSAAGGANRYPDMACTGLMEAVAERFDVPVEHVATGTGSVGVAQQLLQCTAGPGDEVIYAWRSFEAYPIITQISGAASVQVPLTDAEEHDLDAMADAVTDRTRLIFVCNPNNPTGVAVPGAALERFLDRVPDDVLVVLDEAYREFVRDERVVDGLRLYRDRPNVCVLRTFSKAYGLAGLRVGFAVAHEPVAAALRKTAVPFGVSQIAQDAAVASLRSEAELLERVEALVAERARVSRELTAQGWTVPESQANFVWLRLGDRTSDFAAACERAGAMIRPFPGEGVRVSVGETEGNDIFLQTAAAFRKSEF
- the cydD gene encoding thiol reductant ABC exporter subunit CydD, which translates into the protein MKPVDPRLLTHARTTRVFLAASVALGLASALLVVAQAVLIADIVVSVFQRGDGAGRPLLLLVAVSAARALVAWLTELAAHRSSAAVKSELRTRLVDHALSLGPAWLKDRRTGELATLATRGVDALDGYFSRYLPQLALAVAVPVAVLARIVAADWISAAVIAVTLPLIPLFAALVGWAAQTHVDRRWRLLTRLSGHFLDVVAGLPTLKVFGRAKAQARNIRAITGDYRRATLRTLRIAFLSSLVLELIATISVALVAVGVGMRLVHGELDLHTGLLVLVLAPEAYLPLRQAGAQYHAAAEGLSAAEEVFAVLDEAAPPAGRRPAPDLRTATVTAERLRVRHEGRAHDSLPAVDLTLRPGETVALTGPSGAGKSTLLHALLGFVRPGSGAVRVDGTDLRDVEPSSWHAQIAWVPQHPYLFAGTVADNVRMARPAASDAEVAAALAAAGTGLDPGAVLGEGGTGISAGQQRRVALARAFLTERPLLLLDEPTAALDGETESAVAAALRRLAADRTVLLVTHRPGLLASADRIVELPAPGGRPAPARPPLPDAGHPTPVQMPCVEQTPAEQAPVEQTTTAEPAEPPGEHSRGAPGGDGVRARLTAAAVLGSLALLSAVGLMAASGWLISRASQQPPVLYLMVAVTATRAFGLGRAVFRYAERLVSHDAVLRLLADVRVRVYRRLERLAPAALRRTHSGDLLARLVGDVDALQERYLRWLLPAVVAAATAAAAVAFTAVLLPAAGVALAAGLLFAGVAVPVITGAVSRRTERRLAPWRAELTARVVELLTGAGELTVAGALGARKEGARAADRVLTRLAARSSAATALGSGLTALASGLTVAAAAWAGAAAVRDGSLDGVWLAAVVLVPLTAFEAVGGMPQAVQFRQRARRSAERVRDVLEAPEPVREPERPARAPGSPFPLCLRGVSVRYPDARDSSGGGPPDTCGGAASGLQLPLDSFDLTLTPGRRVAVVGASGSGKTTLARTLLRFLDVESGTYTLGGEPGGAPGGASGGGGVAAADLDSDDVRRHVGLCAQDAHIFDSTLRENLLLARKDATDGELRRALAAARLDAWTDSLPEGLDTLVGELGARLSGGERQRLALARALLADFPVLVLDEPAEHLDLPTADALTADLLAATEGRTTVLITHRLKGLEAVDEVIVLDDGRTVERGSYGELAAAGGPFSRMLTREAESDGPWAGGGRPETDPAGPVSRRAAGPLSAYGRRAGAAAAR
- a CDS encoding LLM class flavin-dependent oxidoreductase — translated: MASSHGTPRLSTVILPVRRWHEGAREQWQRAEELGFHTAYTYDHLSWRAEFRDRTWFGALPTLTAAAAATSRLRLGTLVTSPNFRHPVTLAKELMSLDDISGGRFTLGVGAGGNGFDATALGQRPWTPRERADRFAEFVPLLDRLLREPVVSYEGRFYSASEVRDIPGCVQRPRLPFAVAATGPRGMLLAGRYGQAWVTTGDPRIAATGTPAEGLQAVRDQMVRLAAACEQSGRDSSELEKVLLTGFVPGSPLESVDAFVDFAGKYAEAGIDEIVLHWPIPDTQFAADEKTFERIATEGLGQLRA
- the htpX gene encoding zinc metalloprotease HtpX; protein product: MAAARGRYVADRGLTGRMVVTMFLIGLLYVVLVGSLIAAMSNAWPLIVIAVGGLFIAQFWFSDRIAAFSMGAREVTPEQAPELHGAVDRLCALADVPKPKVAMADSDVPNAFATGRSHRNSMVCATSGLMRRLEPEEVEGVLSHELSHVAHRDVAVMTIASFLGVLAGILTRVALWGGLSGAGRNDQSGFGVVLLVIPLVGILVYILSFLLTRLLSRYRELSADRAGALLTGRPSALASALTKVTGQMARIPTRDLRKAEPFNAFFFAPAFSGETVATLFSSHPPLERRLEQLSRISAQLGQQQ
- the cydB gene encoding cytochrome d ubiquinol oxidase subunit II encodes the protein MELHDIWFAVIAVLWTGYFFLEGFDFGVGVLTRLLARDRGERRVLINTIGPVWDGNEVWLLTAAGGTFAAFPDWYATLFSGFYLPLLAVLVCLIVRGVAFEYRAKRTEDAWQDRWEKALFVTSLLPAFLWGVVFANIVRGVPVDGRKNYAGGLGDLFGPYALLGGLVTLTLFTFHGALFTALKTTGDIRPRARRLAVALGLACAALTALFLAWTQAHSGDVWSLGASVIAVAALLGAVAVDAAGREGWAFALSGAAVAATVAALFLALFPDVMPSSLDPRWSLTAENAASSPYTLRIMTWCAALATPVVMLYQGWTYWVFRKRIGTRHIAENH
- a CDS encoding cytochrome ubiquinol oxidase subunit I, encoding MTALAPETLARWQFGVTTVYHFLFVPLTIALSSFVAGLETAWVRTGKEKYLRAAKFWGKLFLINIAMGVVTGILQEFQFGMNWSDYSRLVGDVFGAPLAFEALIAFFFESTFIGLWIFGWDKLPKRIHAACMWMVAAGTVLSAYFILAANSWMQHPVGYRMDPGSGRAELTDFIRVLTQNTALAQFAHTLVAAFLTGGAFMAGIAAYHLRRRRHVPVMRASLRLGLVTMVVAGLLTAVSGDRLGKIMYDQQPMKMAAAEALWETKGPAPFSLFAYGDVGPPKTGHNKVAVEIPGLLSFLAHDDFSTAVPGIKDTEAALRDKYGGKLDIADYRPNIPVAYWSFRWMIGFGMSSFALGAAGLYLTRRRLWLAPDLRTTDDEVPRLALTRGREAGPSLSGWYWRLTLLTMAFPLIANSWGWIFTETGRQPWVVYGVLPTSAGVSPSVGQGEVVTSMSVFIALYAVLAVIEIKLLAKYVKAGPPELTDADLDPPTRIGGHDRDDPDRPMAFSY